The Malus sylvestris chromosome 3, drMalSylv7.2, whole genome shotgun sequence genomic sequence TAAGTAATGACTCAAGTAGCAACGCTATTGATCAGGATAATGTGGCTTAGGTTCCCTATAAGCATGGAAAACCTTATGAACCATGACACTAGTTATAAAGTTTCGAAAAGAAGCATCACCAACCTCGACCCGCCTCTGCACTTTTGCTTCTCCATCGGCTACAATCGAATCCAATTTAAATAACTCCACCATGAGTAACTCCGTTAAGGCCACAATCTCCTTATCTGAAACGGTGGTGCCACTTAGCAGAGTTGTCTCCAAATCAACAACCTAACAAATGATTAACAGCGCAATTAGCTTATAGAACGCTGCACGAAAAAGGACTTAATCAAACAGAATATACACAAACCTTTTGAGAGAGCTTGTCAACCTGTGCTCTAACTTTGGCAACCTGCTCGTAGGCTTTCAATATGCCTTGATTTTTCTTCATCTCCTCAAGCTTCTTCTCTTTGCTAGCTGGGTCCTCTAGTAATACAATCTTCGACATATCTTTCACGCCAGCAATGTGCAGACATTCATTatcttccttctctttccctCTGAACAACAATCTTTGCTCCTTTGGCTCCAAGCCAGTGTCATGGGCAAGAACTCTTTTCAGATCACCTTGCATTTAACCGCGATTACGAATAAGTTCCAAAACAGTTACAGAATGTAGAATGATGAACAAAAAGATTCACATTCTATCCCTCCACATAAATTCCAAATGCCAAGTCCAACACACCAAAAGGATGAAGCAAAAAGACTACTCTTGAACAGTAAGAAATTTTTGTCAGAATATATGTTACTGAAGAAAGAAGCAAAAGTGAATCAAGACAAACAAAACCCAAGAATCAAACTTTAAGAATCCACTGCATATATTGAAGCATTAAAACAAATACAATTTCACAAATTATTACCTAAATCATTTATCAACTCTAAATTCACCCTTGCATTGtccattttaaatttaaaaaaaaaattttttttacagattttaataataaaataaacaaaattttctTGGATGGCATTGGCAATCAccaatttttccaaaaaatatataatgaaGAACCCAAATTGTAAATTGGCAATGCTACCCAAAATTCTCATCAGAAAAATTATGAGGAAAACAAGAAGAACCCAGAAAGTAAATTAAATCAGATTAATGAGAAGATTTACCAAAAGTGGATTGAGCATGGACAATGAGATCATG encodes the following:
- the LOC126614212 gene encoding BAG family molecular chaperone regulator 4-like; protein product: MKKRSRVGVGNDGLNRKIDWELRPGGMLVQKRDTGDANSGIMIKIKVSHGSYYHDLIVHAQSTFGDLKRVLAHDTGLEPKEQRLLFRGKEKEDNECLHIAGVKDMSKIVLLEDPASKEKKLEEMKKNQGILKAYEQVAKVRAQVDKLSQKVVDLETTLLSGTTVSDKEIVALTELLMVELFKLDSIVADGEAKVQRRVEVRRVQSFVDTLDNLKARNPNPFSKKSINAVSVTTKWERFELGVGSLHAPTPLPSSTKITQDWELFD